The Cyanobacteriota bacterium nucleotide sequence TTTGCTGCCCCCACGTGGGGCACTCTAAATAACCCTTCCTTAGCCATGATGGCTACCGGACGACCCACACAAGTGGCCAAACGCGGTGGGTAAACGTCACTCGCATGATTGCTAACAACCACGACCGGGCCACGCATAGGGACATTCTCGATACCATAGCGCCGCCCTTGAAAGTAGGTAAATAGCGTAGGCATGATGATTAGCCACTTAAAAGCATTGTAGGGTATGAGATTAAGTGGATGCTCTCGCTGCTTTGCAATAACAATGCTAGCCATAGAACTTTATGCCCATAGTTATTGTGATGCTATCCATGCCTTTAGATCCGTAAAATTGCTAATATTCTCCAACACTAGCTCAGGGCAAGTTCGCTTGACGAGGCCAGTCAAGACTTTGCCAGGGCCAATTTCGACCACACGCTCAACACCATTAGCTGCCAGATGCAGTGATATCTCTCGCCACCGCACTGGTCCCGTCATTTGGCGAGTTAACCGATCGCGCAACACGTGAGCGTCTGTGGTTGCTGTTGGTTCAACATTAGATAGCACAGGAATTTTAGCATCGTTAAATGACACTAAATCCAATACAAGCTGAAACTCGGCTGCTGCATCAGCCATGAGGGGTGAATGAAACGCACCCGACACATTGAGCGGAATTGCTTTTCGCACCTTAATCGCCGACACTACAGTATCCACG carries:
- a CDS encoding 1-acyl-sn-glycerol-3-phosphate acyltransferase: MASIVIAKQREHPLNLIPYNAFKWLIIMPTLFTYFQGRRYGIENVPMRGPVVVVSNHASDVYPPRLATCVGRPVAIMAKEGLFRVPHVGAA